A part of Denitratisoma oestradiolicum genomic DNA contains:
- a CDS encoding P-II family nitrogen regulator — MKKIEAVIKPFKLDEVREALSDVGVTGLTVSEVKGFGRQKGHTELYRGAEYVVDFLPKIKLEIVVADQDVEQAIDAIIKAARTGKIGDGKIFVFPVEQVVRIRTGETDESAV; from the coding sequence ATGAAGAAAATCGAAGCAGTCATCAAGCCCTTCAAGCTGGACGAAGTCCGCGAAGCCCTCTCGGACGTGGGCGTTACCGGCCTGACCGTCTCCGAGGTCAAGGGCTTCGGTCGCCAGAAAGGCCATACCGAGCTCTATCGGGGGGCCGAGTATGTGGTGGATTTCCTGCCCAAGATCAAGCTGGAGATCGTCGTTGCCGACCAGGACGTGGAGCAGGCCATCGATGCCATCATCAAGGCGGCCCGCACCGGCAAGATCGGCGACGGCAAGATTTTTGTCTTTCCAGTGGAACAGGTGGTGCGGATTCGTACTGGGGAAACCGACGAATCCGCGGTCTGA
- a CDS encoding DNA translocase FtsK — MAVLDTLRPAEARPLPEKIVALVNEARWLLLAAVGFYLGLVLWGFDRADPGWSHAAAGGGVVNPGGRLGAWLADLLFYLFGLSAWWWVLFLLLIVAWGYRRLEGLAVGDRRPLLIAAAGFGVLMAASCGVEAIRYWSLSTPLPFSPGGLLGHEVARYAARFLGFNGGTLILLALGGVGFSVFTGMSWLRLAEVVGTLLEQACLGALGLARTWQDRRYGRVVAEKREAVVEVQRKRVEENPPPPIKIETVELEVPVAPKAVARAEKERQAPMFFDAPGEALPPLHLLDEPSHNPDDLPATDTLEFTSRLIERKLADFGVEVKVLSALPGPVVTRYEIEPATGIKGSQIVGLAKDLARSLSLVSVRVVETVPGKSCMALELPNPKRQTVRLSEIIGSKAYHNLHSPLAMALGKDIGGLPVVVDLAKMPHLLVAGTTGSGKSVGINAMILSLLYKSEPKDVRMIMVDPKMLELSIYEGIPHLLAPVVTDMNKAANALHWCVGEMEKRYKLMSAMGVRNLAGFNTKIREAEKAGQHIPNPFPLVPESPEPLKTMPYIVVVIDELADLMMVVGKKVEELIARLAQKARAAGVHLILATQRPSVDVITGLIKANIPTRIAFQVSSKIDSRTILDQMGAEALLGQGDMLFLAPGTGLPARVHGAFVADDEVHRVVEHLRKVGVPEYIDDILTAPAAEADGLGGDSSGDAEADPMYDQAVEVVLKTRRPSISLVQRHLRIGYNRAARLIEAMEHAGLVSPMNGAGGREVLVPEQSE, encoded by the coding sequence ATGGCTGTTCTCGATACCCTGCGCCCGGCCGAGGCTCGGCCCCTGCCCGAAAAGATTGTTGCCCTCGTCAATGAGGCCCGCTGGTTGCTGCTGGCTGCGGTGGGCTTTTACCTCGGTCTGGTGCTGTGGGGCTTCGATCGGGCCGATCCGGGATGGTCCCATGCCGCAGCAGGGGGAGGGGTAGTCAATCCGGGAGGGCGTCTGGGAGCCTGGCTGGCCGACCTGCTGTTCTATCTGTTCGGGCTTTCGGCCTGGTGGTGGGTACTTTTCCTGTTGCTCATCGTGGCCTGGGGCTATCGTCGCCTGGAGGGGCTGGCGGTGGGAGACCGTCGCCCCCTGTTGATCGCCGCCGCCGGCTTTGGCGTACTGATGGCCGCCAGTTGTGGGGTCGAGGCGATACGTTACTGGAGCCTGTCCACGCCCCTGCCTTTCAGTCCCGGCGGCTTGCTGGGGCATGAAGTGGCCCGCTATGCCGCTCGATTCCTGGGGTTTAATGGCGGTACCCTGATTCTCCTTGCCCTCGGTGGCGTCGGCTTCAGCGTATTTACCGGCATGTCCTGGTTGCGCCTTGCGGAAGTTGTCGGCACCCTGCTGGAACAGGCCTGCCTGGGTGCCCTGGGCCTGGCTCGGACCTGGCAGGACCGTCGCTATGGTCGGGTGGTGGCGGAGAAGCGGGAGGCTGTGGTGGAAGTGCAGCGCAAGAGGGTGGAAGAAAATCCGCCGCCGCCGATCAAGATCGAAACCGTGGAACTGGAGGTACCGGTGGCCCCCAAGGCCGTGGCCCGGGCCGAGAAGGAGCGCCAGGCCCCGATGTTCTTCGATGCCCCCGGCGAGGCGCTGCCTCCCCTGCATCTGCTGGACGAGCCCTCCCACAATCCAGATGACCTGCCCGCCACCGATACCCTGGAATTCACGTCCCGCCTGATCGAGCGCAAGCTGGCCGACTTCGGCGTCGAGGTGAAGGTGCTCTCCGCCCTGCCGGGTCCCGTGGTGACCCGTTACGAGATCGAGCCCGCCACCGGCATCAAGGGCAGTCAGATCGTCGGTTTGGCCAAGGATCTGGCCCGTTCCCTGTCTCTGGTCAGTGTGCGGGTGGTGGAGACCGTGCCGGGCAAGTCCTGCATGGCCCTGGAACTGCCCAATCCCAAGCGGCAGACGGTGCGCCTGTCCGAGATCATTGGCTCCAAGGCCTACCATAACCTGCATTCGCCTCTGGCCATGGCCCTGGGCAAGGACATCGGCGGTTTGCCCGTGGTGGTGGACCTGGCCAAGATGCCCCATCTGCTGGTGGCGGGTACTACCGGTTCCGGCAAGTCCGTGGGCATCAACGCCATGATCCTGTCCCTGCTCTACAAGTCCGAGCCCAAGGACGTGCGGATGATCATGGTGGACCCCAAGATGCTGGAATTGTCCATCTACGAGGGCATCCCCCACCTGCTGGCGCCGGTGGTCACGGATATGAACAAGGCCGCCAATGCGCTCCATTGGTGCGTGGGCGAGATGGAAAAGCGCTACAAGCTGATGTCGGCCATGGGAGTGCGCAATCTGGCCGGCTTCAACACCAAGATTCGGGAGGCGGAGAAGGCCGGGCAGCACATTCCCAACCCCTTCCCTCTGGTGCCGGAATCCCCCGAACCCCTGAAAACCATGCCCTATATCGTGGTGGTGATCGACGAGTTGGCCGATCTGATGATGGTGGTGGGAAAGAAGGTGGAGGAGCTGATCGCCCGTCTGGCCCAGAAGGCCCGGGCTGCCGGCGTCCACCTGATTCTGGCTACTCAGCGCCCCAGCGTGGACGTTATTACTGGCCTGATCAAGGCCAACATTCCCACTCGCATTGCTTTTCAGGTCAGCAGCAAGATCGACTCCCGCACCATTCTCGACCAGATGGGTGCCGAGGCTTTGCTGGGACAGGGGGACATGCTTTTCCTCGCTCCTGGCACCGGCCTCCCGGCCCGGGTGCATGGCGCCTTCGTTGCCGACGACGAAGTGCACCGGGTGGTGGAGCATCTGCGCAAGGTGGGCGTGCCTGAATATATCGATGACATTCTTACCGCGCCAGCGGCCGAGGCTGACGGACTGGGAGGCGACTCCTCCGGCGATGCCGAGGCTGATCCCATGTACGACCAGGCCGTGGAAGTGGTGCTGAAGACCCGGCGGCCATCCATCTCCCTGGTCCAGCGTCATCTGCGCATCGGCTACAACCGGGCTGCACGCCTGATCGAAGCCATGGAACATGCCGGTCTGGTATCGCCCATGAATGGCGCCGGGGGGCGCGAAGTCCTGGTGCCGGAGCAATCGGAGTAG
- a CDS encoding class I SAM-dependent methyltransferase produces the protein MPAMPGYEVKLQTVVVAGGADLEIRSLLDRQQYADPFGEAEAVGISPACWPLFGQVWPSSQKLADLMQVWDLGNRRVLEIGCGLGLPSLVIHRRGGNITASDCHPLTEPFLRANLLLNHLVGLEYRVGNWGRSAPAMGEFDLIIGSDVLYERNHPEQLAAFLQLHAAAGAEVLIIDPNRSNRRAFHRAMALLGFDLTETLLDMPLDDGSPYRGRLLHYRRESADSATVV, from the coding sequence ATGCCCGCCATGCCTGGTTATGAAGTGAAGCTCCAGACGGTGGTGGTGGCAGGTGGGGCTGATCTGGAAATCAGATCCCTGCTGGATCGCCAGCAATACGCCGATCCCTTCGGTGAAGCCGAAGCCGTCGGCATTTCCCCCGCCTGCTGGCCTCTGTTCGGCCAAGTCTGGCCATCGTCCCAGAAGCTCGCCGATCTGATGCAGGTCTGGGACCTGGGCAATCGCCGGGTGCTGGAGATTGGCTGCGGTCTGGGGCTGCCCAGTCTGGTGATCCATCGCCGTGGCGGAAACATCACAGCCAGCGACTGCCATCCTCTGACCGAGCCCTTCCTTCGTGCCAATCTGCTGCTGAATCATCTCGTCGGCCTGGAGTACCGGGTCGGCAACTGGGGCCGCTCCGCCCCAGCCATGGGGGAGTTCGACCTGATCATCGGCAGCGATGTGCTCTACGAACGCAATCATCCCGAGCAACTGGCGGCATTCCTCCAACTGCATGCGGCGGCCGGGGCCGAAGTGCTGATCATCGATCCGAACCGGAGCAACCGCCGGGCCTTCCACCGGGCCATGGCCCTGCTGGGTTTCGACCTGACGGAGACCCTGCTGGATATGCCTCTCGATGATGGCAGTCCCTATCGGGGCCGCCTGCTGCACTATCGGCGCGAATCCGCCGACAGCGCGACGGTGGTTTAG
- a CDS encoding NAD+ synthase codes for MPKLKIAIAQINCVVGDLAGNVGRILASAERARSLGADLLLTPELALCGYPPEDLLLRPDFYRACETHLAELAAAAPLPLLVGHPAEVGGRRYNCASLLRLGRVDVTYRKGRLPNYEVFDEERYFDAGDTPCVVEIGGVPCGINICADIWEPGAAESARAAGARLLLALNASPFHMGKQAERYQVLRNRVVATGIPAIYANLVGGQDELVFDGASFVLDADGHLTHQLPAFAEALEIVEYQDGCIQPGPVVQALVPEAEVYQALVLGVRDYLGKNGFPGAILGLSGGVDSALTLCIAVDALGADRVRAVMMPSPYTAQMSLDDSRALVQALGVRYDEVSIEGAMDTYASMLAPLFADLSPTAWADTTPENIQARIRGMVLMALSNRTGSIVLTTGNKSEMAVGYATLYGDMAGGFAVIKDVFKTFVYRLCHYRNSLTPVIPENIITRPPSAELRPDQTDQDSLPPYEVLDAVIRAYMEQDIPPREIIAQGYGADDVRRVVGLLKRNEYKRRQSPVGIRITRRGFGKDWRYPITSRYQDEY; via the coding sequence CTACTGCGGCCTGATTTCTACCGGGCCTGCGAAACACACTTGGCCGAGCTGGCCGCCGCTGCGCCGCTGCCACTACTGGTGGGGCACCCGGCGGAGGTGGGTGGGCGTCGTTACAACTGTGCTTCCCTGCTGCGCTTGGGACGCGTGGATGTTACCTACCGCAAGGGCCGCCTGCCCAATTACGAGGTCTTCGACGAGGAACGCTACTTCGATGCTGGCGATACTCCCTGTGTGGTGGAAATCGGCGGCGTGCCTTGTGGCATAAACATCTGCGCCGACATCTGGGAGCCTGGTGCAGCCGAGAGCGCCCGAGCTGCCGGCGCTCGTCTGCTGCTGGCCTTGAATGCCTCGCCCTTTCACATGGGCAAGCAGGCCGAGCGCTATCAGGTGCTGCGCAACCGCGTCGTCGCCACCGGCATTCCGGCCATTTACGCCAATCTGGTGGGCGGTCAGGACGAACTGGTATTCGATGGCGCTTCCTTTGTTTTGGATGCCGATGGACATCTAACCCATCAATTACCGGCCTTTGCCGAGGCCCTGGAAATCGTCGAATACCAGGATGGCTGTATTCAGCCGGGTCCGGTGGTTCAGGCACTGGTCCCAGAAGCCGAGGTCTATCAGGCTCTGGTGCTGGGAGTTCGGGATTATCTGGGCAAGAACGGCTTTCCCGGCGCCATTCTGGGTCTCTCCGGCGGTGTCGATTCGGCTTTAACCCTGTGCATCGCGGTGGATGCTCTGGGTGCCGATCGGGTGCGAGCGGTGATGATGCCTTCCCCCTACACGGCCCAGATGAGCCTGGACGATTCCCGCGCCCTGGTGCAGGCCCTGGGGGTGCGCTACGACGAGGTGTCGATCGAAGGTGCCATGGATACCTATGCCAGCATGTTGGCCCCGCTGTTTGCGGACCTGTCGCCCACGGCCTGGGCCGACACCACGCCGGAGAACATCCAGGCCCGGATTCGCGGCATGGTGCTGATGGCCCTGTCCAACCGGACGGGCTCCATCGTGCTCACCACCGGCAACAAAAGCGAAATGGCGGTGGGCTATGCCACCCTCTACGGCGATATGGCCGGCGGCTTCGCGGTGATCAAGGATGTGTTCAAGACCTTCGTCTATCGTCTCTGCCACTATCGCAACAGCCTTACGCCGGTGATTCCCGAGAACATCATTACCCGGCCGCCTTCTGCGGAACTGCGTCCCGACCAGACCGATCAGGATTCATTGCCGCCCTACGAGGTACTGGATGCCGTCATCCGGGCCTACATGGAGCAGGATATTCCTCCCCGGGAGATCATTGCCCAGGGATACGGCGCCGACGATGTTCGCCGTGTCGTGGGGCTGCTGAAACGCAATGAATACAAGCGCCGCCAGTCCCCGGTAGGCATCCGCATCACCCGGCGCGGCTTCGGCAAGGACTGGCGTTATCCGATAACATCCCGTTACCAGGACGAATACTGA
- a CDS encoding Crp/Fnr family transcriptional regulator, with the protein MSGVSHTVMRSLPIFEHLDDDRLMPIARVASLRHAPRGIRVVQEGDHTDNIYFVINGNLKVLVTDEEGREVILSMLGQGEMFGEMGVLDDHPRSASVVTTQPSDLVVISKTEFQQCLASNFDISLFIMRGLAHRLRQADRKIESLALMDVYGRVARLLLDMAEEKDGVLRVTRRITKQDIAKMIGASREMVSRVMKDLQQRGLIEEAEGGQILLREQLGSPNTQ; encoded by the coding sequence ATGTCCGGCGTATCCCATACTGTCATGCGTTCCCTGCCCATCTTCGAGCACCTCGACGACGATAGGCTGATGCCCATCGCCCGGGTTGCTTCCTTGCGTCATGCTCCCCGTGGCATCCGGGTGGTGCAGGAGGGAGATCATACCGACAACATATATTTCGTCATCAATGGCAATCTCAAGGTTCTGGTGACCGACGAAGAGGGGCGGGAAGTCATCCTGTCCATGCTGGGGCAGGGCGAAATGTTCGGCGAAATGGGAGTGCTGGACGATCATCCTCGTTCCGCCAGCGTGGTGACGACCCAGCCCAGTGATCTGGTGGTCATCTCCAAGACGGAATTCCAGCAATGTCTGGCCAGCAATTTCGATATTTCCCTCTTCATCATGCGCGGTCTGGCCCACCGGTTGCGTCAGGCCGACCGCAAGATCGAAAGTCTGGCTCTGATGGATGTCTATGGTCGGGTGGCGCGCTTGCTGCTGGACATGGCTGAGGAAAAGGATGGGGTTCTGCGTGTTACCCGGCGTATTACCAAGCAGGACATCGCCAAGATGATCGGCGCCTCCCGGGAAATGGTGAGCCGGGTCATGAAGGATCTGCAGCAGCGGGGCCTGATCGAGGAGGCGGAGGGTGGTCAGATTCTGCTGCGGGAACAACTGGGTAGTCCGAATACGCAGTAG
- the trxB gene encoding thioredoxin-disulfide reductase: protein MSTTVRHSPLLILGSGPAGYTAAVYAARANLNPVLITGLAQGGQLMTTTDVDNWPADVDGVQGPELMARFEKHAARFNTEMIFDHIHTARLTEKPMRLIGDAGEYTCDALIIATGASAQYLGLPSEETFAGKGVSACATCDGFFYKNQPVAVIGGGDTAVEEALYLANITSHVTVVHRRDRFRAEKIMQDKLFEKEKAGKVTIRWNAVLDEVLGDKSGVTGMRIKDVQSGATEDIPVQGVFIAIGHKPNTDIFAGQLEMENGYIVTKGGRHGNATATSLPGVFAAGDVQDTVYRQAITSAGTGCQAALDAERYLDSLG from the coding sequence ATGAGCACCACTGTTCGTCATTCCCCCTTGCTGATTCTCGGCTCCGGCCCCGCTGGCTATACTGCCGCAGTTTATGCAGCCCGGGCCAACCTGAACCCGGTGCTGATCACCGGTCTGGCCCAGGGCGGCCAGTTGATGACCACCACCGATGTGGACAACTGGCCCGCCGACGTGGACGGAGTACAGGGACCGGAACTGATGGCCCGCTTCGAAAAGCACGCGGCCCGCTTCAACACCGAGATGATCTTCGATCATATCCACACCGCGAGGCTAACCGAGAAACCCATGCGTCTGATCGGCGATGCCGGCGAATACACCTGCGATGCCCTGATCATCGCCACCGGCGCCTCGGCCCAGTACCTGGGCCTGCCATCGGAAGAGACCTTCGCCGGCAAGGGGGTTTCCGCCTGCGCCACCTGTGACGGATTCTTTTACAAGAACCAGCCGGTTGCCGTGATCGGCGGCGGCGACACGGCAGTGGAGGAGGCCCTCTATCTGGCCAATATCACTAGCCATGTGACGGTGGTCCACCGCCGCGACAGGTTCCGCGCCGAAAAGATCATGCAGGACAAACTGTTCGAGAAGGAAAAGGCCGGCAAGGTCACCATCCGCTGGAACGCCGTGCTGGACGAGGTGCTGGGCGACAAGAGCGGAGTCACCGGCATGCGCATCAAGGACGTGCAATCCGGCGCCACCGAAGATATCCCGGTGCAAGGCGTGTTCATCGCCATCGGCCACAAACCCAACACCGACATCTTTGCCGGCCAATTGGAGATGGAGAACGGCTACATCGTCACCAAGGGTGGCCGCCACGGCAATGCCACGGCCACCAGCCTGCCCGGCGTATTCGCCGCCGGTGACGTACAGGACACGGTTTACCGCCAGGCCATCACCTCCGCCGGCACCGGCTGCCAGGCCGCTCTGGACGCCGAGCGCTATCTGGACAGCCTGGGCTGA
- a CDS encoding cold-shock protein, giving the protein MATGTVKWFNDSKGFGFITPENGGEDLFAHFSAIQGQGFKTLTEGQRVSFDITTGPKGQQASNIRPAD; this is encoded by the coding sequence ATGGCAACAGGCACCGTGAAGTGGTTTAACGATTCCAAGGGTTTCGGTTTCATCACTCCCGAAAACGGCGGCGAGGATCTCTTCGCCCATTTCTCCGCGATTCAAGGCCAGGGTTTCAAGACCCTGACCGAAGGTCAGCGCGTTAGCTTCGACATCACCACTGGTCCCAAGGGCCAGCAGGCGTCGAACATCCGTCCGGCGGACTGA
- the infA gene encoding translation initiation factor IF-1 → MAKEELIEMNGVVDEVLPDSRFRVILDNGHMLIAYTAGKMRKHHIRILAGDKVSLELSPYDLSKGRITFRHIEGRTPGGAPPRRRH, encoded by the coding sequence ATGGCCAAGGAAGAACTTATCGAAATGAATGGCGTGGTGGATGAAGTGCTGCCGGATTCCCGTTTCCGCGTAATCCTCGACAACGGCCACATGCTGATCGCTTATACCGCAGGCAAGATGCGCAAGCACCACATCCGCATTCTCGCTGGCGACAAGGTTTCCCTGGAACTGTCCCCCTACGACTTGAGCAAGGGACGCATCACCTTCCGGCATATCGAGGGTCGCACACCCGGCGGTGCCCCCCCCCGCCGCAGGCATTGA
- the lolA gene encoding outer membrane lipoprotein chaperone LolA, with protein sequence MRIHHFKLLATLWGLPLLAGASGLDQLHAFLGETRAAKGSFSQTVVGKSGRKARQSSGSFLMQRPGKFRWSYDKPYVQLLVSDGERLWSFDPDLNQVVVKKVGQALGSSPAALLAGETLERNFDLKEGGTAGGLEFVEATPRAQDASFQKVRIGLRDKLPMTMEIQDNFGQTTTLHFSRFEPNPSFSSGLFRFTPPKGADVVGE encoded by the coding sequence ATGCGCATCCATCATTTCAAGCTCCTGGCAACGCTCTGGGGCCTGCCCCTGCTGGCAGGGGCCTCCGGCCTGGATCAGCTGCATGCATTCCTGGGGGAAACCCGGGCGGCCAAGGGCAGTTTCAGCCAGACCGTGGTTGGCAAGTCCGGGCGCAAGGCCCGGCAGTCGTCCGGCAGCTTTCTGATGCAGCGGCCGGGCAAGTTCCGCTGGTCCTATGACAAACCCTATGTCCAGCTTCTGGTCAGCGATGGCGAACGGCTCTGGAGCTTCGACCCGGACCTGAACCAAGTCGTTGTCAAGAAAGTGGGCCAGGCCCTGGGGTCCAGCCCGGCGGCCTTATTGGCGGGGGAAACCCTGGAACGGAATTTCGACCTGAAGGAAGGGGGCACAGCCGGTGGCCTGGAATTTGTCGAGGCTACGCCCCGGGCCCAGGATGCCAGTTTCCAGAAGGTACGTATTGGCCTCAGGGACAAGCTGCCCATGACGATGGAGATTCAGGATAATTTCGGCCAGACCACGACGTTGCACTTCTCCCGCTTCGAACCCAATCCATCCTTCAGTTCCGGGTTGTTCCGCTTCACTCCTCCCAAGGGCGCGGACGTGGTGGGCGAATAA
- a CDS encoding Smr/MutS family protein translates to MKRRSRPSRAKTREASLPEEEATLFREAVADAIPLVHDRIHHEPPPPPAIPRQRQQDEAAALWETLHGPPLLDLYLEGGDEAAWIRSGLAPSVLRDLRRGRWVVQDHLDLHGCNRHEARQLFSEFLMACMKRGLRCVRIVHGKGLGSPGREPVLKNLTLGWLAQRREVLAFCQARAAEGGAGAVVVLLAAT, encoded by the coding sequence ATGAAGCGTCGTTCTCGCCCCTCCCGGGCAAAGACGAGGGAAGCTTCCCTTCCCGAGGAAGAGGCCACCCTGTTCCGCGAGGCCGTGGCCGACGCCATTCCCCTGGTACATGATCGGATCCACCACGAACCGCCGCCGCCCCCCGCCATTCCCCGCCAACGGCAACAGGACGAAGCGGCTGCTCTGTGGGAAACCCTTCATGGCCCTCCCCTGCTGGACCTTTATCTGGAAGGCGGCGACGAGGCTGCCTGGATCAGGTCCGGCCTGGCCCCCAGTGTGTTGCGGGACCTGCGACGGGGACGCTGGGTAGTCCAGGATCATCTGGACCTCCATGGCTGCAACCGGCACGAGGCTCGGCAACTATTTTCCGAATTCCTCATGGCATGCATGAAACGGGGGCTACGCTGCGTGCGCATCGTGCATGGCAAGGGACTGGGTTCACCGGGGCGAGAACCTGTACTGAAAAACCTGACCCTGGGATGGCTGGCTCAGCGCAGGGAAGTGCTGGCCTTTTGCCAGGCCCGGGCTGCGGAAGGCGGTGCCGGCGCGGTAGTCGTACTACTGGCGGCGACCTGA